One segment of Setaria viridis chromosome 4, Setaria_viridis_v4.0, whole genome shotgun sequence DNA contains the following:
- the LOC117851628 gene encoding protein MONOCULM 1, whose product MHALLLLLHPLMLLACHHRRLRPPPPPLIRGLAPVKKKLQRGGTVGAMLGSLHHHHHHHHSSSSSDTDNNNDNKNGSNSSGGVLAAAAPSARDLVLACADLLQRGDLPAARRAAGVLLSAASPRADAADRLAYHFARALALRADARAAAAAGRVAPGLVSAAARPASSGAYLAFNQIAPFLRFAHLTANQAILDAVEGARRIHILDLDAAHGVQWPPLLQAIAERADPAAGPPEVRITGAGADRDTLLRTGSRLRAFARSIQLPFHFTPLLLSCAATHHHEVAGGSATTASSAATSLELHPDETLAVNCVMFLHKLGGQDEVAAFLKWVKAMAPAVVTVAEREMIGGGYDRIDDLPQRAAVAMDHYSAVFEALEATVPPGSRERLAVEQEVLGREIEASLGPAGGRWWRGLERWGAAARAAGFAARPLSAFAVSQARLLLRLHYPSEGYLVQEARGACFLGWQTRPLLSVSSWQ is encoded by the coding sequence ATgcacgccctcctcctcctcctgcacccCCTCATGCTCCTCGcctgccaccaccgccgactccggccgccgccgccgccgctcatccgcgggctcgcgccggtgaagaagaagctgcaGCGGGGAGGAACCGTCGGAGCTATGCTCGGctcactccaccaccaccaccaccaccatcactcctcctcctcctccgatacCGACAACAACAATGACAACAAGAacggcagcaacagcagcggcggcgtcctcgccgcggcggcgccgtccgcgCGGGACCTCGTGCTGGCCTGTGCCGACCTGCTCCAGCGCGGGGAcctccccgccgcgcgccgcgccgcgggggTCCTTCTGTCCGCGGCGTCCccgcgcgccgacgccgccgaccgGCTCGCCTACCACttcgcccgcgcgctcgcgcTCCGGGCGGACGCcagggccgctgccgccgccggccgcgtcgccCCGGGCCTGgtgtccgccgccgcgcggccggcGTCGTCGGGCGCCTACCTGGCCTTCAACCAGATCGCGCCGTTCCTGCGCTTCGCGCACCTGACGGCGAACCAGGCGATCCTCGACGCCGTCGAGGGCGCGCGCCGCATCCACAtcctcgacctcgacgccgcgcACGGCGTGCAGTGGCCGCCCCTCCTCCAGGCGATCGCCGAGCGCGCCGACCCGGCGGCGGGCCCGCCGGAGGTCCGcatcaccggcgccggcgccgaccgcgACACCCTCCTCCGCACCGGCAGCCGCCTCCGCGCCTTCGCCCGCTCCATCCAGCTCCCCTTCCACTTCACGCCGCTCCTGCTCTCCTGCGCCGCCACCCACCACCACGAGGTCGCCGGCGGAAGCGCCACGACGGCTTCCAGCGCGGCCACGAGCCTGGAGCTCCACCCGGACGAGACGCTCGCCGTGAACTGCGTCATGTTCCTGCACAAGCTGGGCGGGCAGGACGAGGTCGCCGCCTTCTTGAAGTGGGTGAAGGCCATGGCCCCCGCCGTGGTGACCGTCGCggagagggagatgatcggcggGGGCTACGACCGCATCGACGACCTGCCCCAGCGGGCCGCCGTCGCCATGGACCACTACTCAGCGGTGTTCGAGGCGCTCGAGGCGACCGTGCCACCGGGGAGCCGGGAGCGgctggcggtggagcaggaggtGCTCGGCAGGGAGATCGAGGCCTCGCTGGGGCCCGCCGGAgggaggtggtggcgcgggCTAGAGCGGTGGggagccgcggcgcgcgccgccgggtTCGCGGCGCGGCCGCTCAGCGCCTTTGCCGTGTCGCaggcgcggctgctgctgcggctgcacTACCCGTCGGAGGGCTACCTCGTGCAGGAGGCGCGCGGCGCGTGCTTCCTCGGCTGGCAGACGCGGCCGCTGCTGTCCGTGTCGTCGTGGCAGtag